Proteins encoded within one genomic window of Vairimorpha necatrix chromosome 3, complete sequence:
- a CDS encoding DNA repair and recombination protein RAD52 (RAD52): MKSEKNFDSDEKSRISKLLNKKLAPEYISYRQGFNRTVVPYVEGWTVISLANQIFGFNGWSSQIIKMEIDYCDENDNKWCIGISCIVRISLKDGTSKEDVGFGSSENQRRKSEAYEKARKEAVTDALKRALRQYGNSLGNCCYDKNFINSVKKIEKKERDYINAKDLYRKENNASFSKRAKKKDEDSMDFEAFTLSNN; this comes from the coding sequence atgaaatcagaaaaaaattttgactcTGATGAAAAATCTCGTATTTCTAAAttacttaataaaaaacttgcTCCTGAGTACATAAGTTATAGACAAGGATTTAATAGAACAGTAGTTCCATATGTAGAAGGATGGACTGTCATTTCTCTCGCTAATCAAATATTTGGATTTAATGGCTGGTCTTCgcaaataataaagatgGAAATTGATTATTGTGATGAAAATGACAATAAATGGTGCATTGGAATTTCTTGTATAGTGCGAATATCTTTAAAAGATGGCACATCTAAAGAAGATGTTGGATTTGGGAGTAGCGAAAATCAGAGAAGAAAAAGCGAGGCCTATGAGAAAGCCAGGAAGGAAGCAGTCACAGATGCTCTAAAAAGAGCCCTTAGACAATATGGAAATTCCCTTGGAAATTGTTGctatgataaaaattttataaattctgTAAAGAAAATTGAGAAAAAAGAGAGGGACTACATAAATGCAAAAGATTTGTacagaaaagaaaataacgCGAGCTTCAGTAAAAGAGCGAAAAAGAAAGATGAAGATTCTATGGATTTTGAAGCATTTACTTTATCAAATAATTAa
- a CDS encoding vesicle transport protein — MDPLQEASKIKEKQIFFTIPPRYEQIFKQKEYDLEYFGLTLMQRVMAFVVFFAIGLLSFLYAMMKVPAAVFYPASFAFPYALSNFIFFFMFGFILGFRSYLSNLFSEKKRMYTSFFIFSTIATIYSTLTVGRYFINFFFCLVQMSSFIVFALTFIPGGTHGISSMMSLVLKK; from the coding sequence ATGGATCCACTACAAGAAGCATCAAAAATCAAAGAGAAACAAATATTCTTTACAATACCACCAAGATATGAACAAATCTTTAAGCAAAAGGAATACGACCTTGAGTACTTTGGTCTCACTCTCATGCAGAGAGTTATGGCCTTCGTCGTGTTCTTTGCCATTGGTCTCCTTTCTTTCTTATATGCCATGATGAAAGTCCCTGCTGCTGTGTTTTATCCTGCGTCATTCGCTTTTCCTTATGCTCTGTCaaatttcatattcttttttatgtttgGGTTTATCTTGGGCTTCCGGTCTTATCTCTCCAATCTATTCTCTGAGAAAAAGAGAATGTACACCTccttctttatttttagtacAATTGCTACGATTTATTCTACCTTGACCGTGGGACgctattttattaatttcttcttctgcTTAGTGCAAATGAGttcttttattgtatttgcTTTGACTTTTATTCCTGGAGGGACACACGGAATATCGAGCATGATGTCATTagtgttaaaaaaataa
- a CDS encoding ring finger protein 212B (R212B) → MNEEEILKSLIFCNICYYPEYKSKSSSLLISYCMHVVCNTCLSELDYCPICNSKTTFMPITNSLSSKLTKNPTELFSRPVDICMFQVNSSINLIEYLREQIKIQKKLLKLAKMEIEKLKNQPKSNIKQIRTEEKNKNVVNNEKIKKVCDIIKTSKKKSDKSTSILDFSNSSCTTGRLTIPKDFNPYKKFYRK, encoded by the coding sequence atgaatgaagaagaaatcttaaaatctttgattttttgtaatatttgttACTACCCGGAATACAAGTCTAAATCTTCCTCCTTGCTAATAAGCTACTGTATGCATGTTGTTTGTAATACTTGCTTATCTGAACTCGACTATTGTCCTATTTGTAACTCAAAAACAACTTTTATGCCTATTACCAACTCTCTAAGTTCTAAATTAACTAAAAACCCAACTGAACTATTTAGTAGACCTGTGGATATTTGCATGTTCCAAGTAAATAGTTCAATAAACTTAATAGAATATCTAAGagaacaaataaaaatacaaaagaaGTTATTAAAACTGGCTAAAATGGAAATtgagaaattaaaaaatcaaccaaaatctaatattaaacaaattcgtacagaagaaaaaaataagaacgttgtaaataatgaaaagattaaaaaagtatgtgatataataaaaacaagtAAGAAGAAAAGTGATAAATCCACGTCTATTTTAGATTTCTCAAATAGTTCATGTACAACTGGGAGATTGACAATTCCAAAAGATTTTAAtccatataaaaaattttacagaaAGTGA
- a CDS encoding mitochondrial import receptor subunit (Tom70), which translates to MKKKTELIIAVTLVTALTCFLYTKYYRKKKTDFPSLKKAADKYFLNKDYNNAIFLYTKCLFMINDHEVIHRLGLCYYKLFKYEEALDQLKIKTNNLDILKLRTECYNKLGMKKEYLMDYALYESLIKDEKMQEKIMQNIKEICENEAHVYINEEGIDVNKEEVIKGLVSIENIDKYYDQIENQNKTEINNTEEQDSNEIVFEDKEPDDEKEVKNLLKSIILFHKGKKEEALSLLESSTYKYAILVRAYFLTLLNQEVSFTLPLDDKLTTLYLHSKIYKDKSDTFLTKALQNATDLPISKKDFLYVDLLIFYISKKDTTKILDLIDEVSSSLTSPLVDLIGEYYLKTGDHSKLMSLLPSHSDTPGKLLLMGLYYLSINNKKEAINILYSCISQYSSYFKAYLYLGNILINDDLEESRRLFNKGVRYSSNYDEVYIIKQSLLLIEVHEYIKEQHTLANNKNEH; encoded by the coding sequence ATGAAGAAAAAGACAGAACTTATTATAGCTGTTACTCTCGTCACTGCTCTtacatgttttttatacacaaaatattacagaaagaaaaaaacagaTTTCCCATCTCTAAAAAAAGCCGCCGACAAATATTTCCTCAATAAAGACTACAATAATGCCATTTTCCTCTACACcaaatgtttatttatgatCAATGATCATGAAGTTATCCACAGACTTGGTCTATGttactataaattatttaaatatgaagaaGCCTTAGACCAGTTGAAAATTAAGACTAATAATTTGGATATATTGAAATTGAGAACAGAGTGTTACAATAAGTTGGGAATGAAGAAAGAGTATTTGATGGATTATGCGCTTTATGAGTCGTTGATTAAAGATGAGAAGATGCAGGAGAAGATAATGCAGAATATTAAAGAGATTTGTGAGAATGAAGCACatgtttatattaatgAAGAAGGGATAGATgttaataaagaagaagtTATTAAAGGACTAGTGTctatagaaaatatagatAAATACTATGATCAAATAGAGAACCAAAATAAAacagaaattaataatactGAAGAGCAAGACAGTAATGAAATAGTATTTGAAGATAAAGAGCCTGATGACGAAAAAGAGGTCAAGAATCTACTAAAGagcataattttatttcataaaGGCAAGAAAGAAGAAGCCCTTTCTTTATTAGAATCTTCTACATATAAATATGCCATCCTCGTCCGGGCTTACTTCCTCACTCTTCTTAACCAGGAAGTTTCCTTTACTTTACCCCTGGATGACAAATTGACCACCCTTTATTTACATTCCAAGATTTATAAAGACAAATCCGACACTTTCCTCACTAAAGCTTTACAAAATGCGACAGACTTGCCAATCTCCAAAAAGGACTTTTTATATGTCGaccttcttattttttatatttccaAAAAAGATACCACCAAAATCCTCGATCTCATCGACGAAGTCTCTTCTTCCCTCACCAGTCCTTTGGTAGACCTAATTGGCGAATATTATCTTAAGACTGGCGACCATTCCAAGCTTATGAGTTTATTGCCTTCTCATTCTGATACACCTGGTAAGTTATTATTAATGGGCTTGTATTATCTGAGTATTAATAACAAGAAAGAAgctattaatattttatacagTTGTATTTCTCAATATTCCTCGTATTTTAAAGCGTATCTTTATTTAGgtaatattttgataaatgATGATTTAGAAGAGAGTAGAAGATTGTTTAATAAAGGAGTGAGGTATAGCAGTAATTATGATGaagtatatataattaagcAGTCGTTGTTGTTAATAGAAGTACATGAGTATATTAAAGAGCAACATACATTAGCgaacaataaaaatgaacattaa
- a CDS encoding NEDD8-activating enzyme E1 catalytic subunit (UBA3), protein MIKLLLAGVEILKLLPLSKYDITIVDKDTVDLSNLNRLFPFTLKDIGLHKSFLLSKIYNIKYFVQDILTFENIDEYDLIIVALDNVPSRMHLNYLYKMKNKGILIDCGVSRYNCHVFKSTPTSFCLYCVSEMYEEEKGDVSCSREIREIMPSVCFINSICASLVFLMIEDEVNNFYIYNGRDGVYLCKMNLKRNKKCILCNA, encoded by the exons ATGATCAAACTTTTATTAGCTG GCGTAGAAATCTTAAAACTTTTACCACTCTCAAAATATGATATAACCATCGTAGACAAGGACACTGTAGACCTTTCAAATCTCAACAGACTCTTCCCGTTTACTCTTAAAGACATAGGCCTccataaatcttttttattatctaaaatctacaatattaaatattttgttcaaGATATTCTCACTTTTGAGAATATTGATGAATATGATTTAATCATCGTTGCCTTAGACAACGTGCCCAGTAGAATGCACTTgaattatttgtataagATGAAGAATAAAGGAATATTAATAGATTGTGGAGTTAGTAGATACAATTGTCATGTGTTTAAAAGTACGCCTACTTCTTTTTGTCTGTATTGTGTTAGTGAGATGTATGAAGAAGAAAAGGGTGACGTGTCTTGTAGTAGAGAAATAAGGGAGATTATGCCGTCagtttgttttataaattctatATGCGCATCTTTAGTGTTTTTGATGATAGAAGATGAGgtcaataatttttatatttacaatgGGAGAGATGGGGTTTATTTATgcaaaatgaatttaaaaagaaataagaaatgtattttatgtaatgcataa
- a CDS encoding transcription elongation factor 1 (ELOF1): MGRKKVRRTKVKRNKRVQKIEKRFACPKCNQDAVVQCKVLKNQSKGHALCTICNAQFRCEANNLTNPIDIYSEWIDECNKN, encoded by the coding sequence ATGGGAAGGAAGAAAGTCAGAAGAACAAAAGTAAAAAGGAATAAAAGAGTCCAGAAAATAGAGAAGAGATTTGCCTGTCCTAAATGCAACCAAGACGCAGTTGTACAGTGTAAAGTACTAAAAAACCAGTCTAAAGGGCATGCCCTTTGTACGATCTGTAATGCACAATTTAGATGTGAAGCGAATAATTTGACAAATCCCATAGACATTTACAGTGAGTGGATAGACGAATGTAATAAGAATTAA
- a CDS encoding exosome complex component RRP41 (SKI6), with protein sequence MKFSSLVFREDGRLPDELRRLIFLNESPYISLRQGNSHVRVQIDGPKEGSKIFFNISGDRRYPELNSIFSKILLLDTQLDINIEVIEEDGSILSTIVNCIVLSMCHSNIPLVDFPCSVTYSKIGVDLSGQEEGSGKVMAVYLMNSMKIVYYKIEGKMDIEKIERVDEMGREAVKKVYKILRDELLNQ encoded by the coding sequence atgaagtTTTCTAGTCTCGTTTTCAGAGAAGATGGTCGTCTCCCTGACGAACTCAGAAGATTGATTTTCCTCAATGAATCCCCTTACATTTCCCTAAGACAAGGGAATTCTCATGTCAGAGTCCAAATTGATGGCCCCAAGGAGGGCTCCaagatatttttcaatatctCAGGAGACAGAAGATACCCCGAGTTAAACTCAATATTCAGTAAGATATTATTACTAGATACTCAATTAGACATAAATATAGAAGTAATAGAAGAAGATGGGAGTATTCTGAGTACTATAGTGAACTGTATAGTACTAAGTATGTGTCATAGTAATATACCCTTAGTAGACTTCCCTTGTAGTGTAACATACTCGAAAATAGGAGTAGATTTGTCAGGACAAGAAGAAGGAAGCGGGAAAGTCATGGCAGTGTATTTGATGAATAGTATGAAGATAGTGTACTATAAAATAGAAGGGAAGATGGATATAGAGAAGATAGAGAGAGTGGATGAGATGGGGAGAGAAGCAGTCAAGAAAgtatacaaaatattaagagACGAATTATTAAACCAATAA
- a CDS encoding DNA mismatch repair protein mutl (MUTL), producing the protein MEYFDGLLAIFNFPTNIKIENDFLYCHSPISVSKYEEILSHLRISFIIFQSDIEIYEILMSHKKYIKYDIKDHRHTITDTNINMKYGVTIKGLLKRLFSIHISNNYSSNLLLYSTCKYLRKRIFKEIDLSNIKLVGKFNNEFIILNINNEIYFIDQHGLHERILYERFTGNEKTRKSRACRKAVKFGDVLDEIFIEYLLNEMKKCAHPFICAHGRPIISKIDL; encoded by the coding sequence ATGGAATATTTCGATGGTCTCTTGgccatttttaatttccctactaatataaaaatagaaaatgactttttatattgtcaCTCGCCCATCTCTGTCTCCAAATACGAGGAGATTCTTTCTCATCTCAGAATATCTTTCATTATATTCCAGTCCGATATTGAGATTTATGAGATATTAATGAGTcataagaaatatataaaatacgaCATAAAAGATCATAGACACACTATAACAGacacaaatataaatatgaaatatgGTGTGACTATAAAAGGTTTACTTAAGAGACTTTTTAGCATTCATATTTCTAACAATTACTCtagtaatttattattatatagtacttgtaaatatttaagaaagagaatatttaaagagatagatttatcaaatattaaactagtaggtaaatttaataatgagTTTATTATTCtgaatattaataatgagatttattttattgacCAGCATGGACTACATGAGAGGATCTTGTACGAGAGATTTACAGGGAATGAGAAGACGAGGAAGAGCAGGGCGTGTAGAAAGGCAGTGAAATTTGGAGATGTACTTGATgagatatttatagaatatcttttaaatgaaaTGAAGAAGTGTGCACACCCTTTTATATGTGCGCATGGGAGGCCCATCATAAGTAAAATAGATTTATGA